GTATATAAGGTAATCATGTTTCCTTTACTAAATGACTAGGTGATAATCCTGCGCGGAGTATTTCATTCGGTGATTTaatgtttgaaatcaaaaatAGAGTATGTATTTGCAATATATAATTGATGAAGTAGGACTTTATAACAACCGAGGAAAGTTTCAAGAATGGTAAAAGcatatttaaacaatagaaaAACTCTCTTATAACTAAAAAGCTCATTTATTATTAAGAtgcataattataaaatttatcataataGTTCTTAAGTAAGATGTTGAaagccaaaataaaaatataaatgtaaatagaatactaattaaactaaaaaatctTCAATTTAATAGACACTCCAACATTAACTTCAATTTGCCGGCATAGGAATTCTGTGACCATAGAAgcagaagaagatacaaattaGGGCACTCTATTTTCTTATCGCCAACCAAGAAACACATGCAAGTATTAATTTAGAAGATACTTACTTCGATCTGAAGTTTTGTATTTCTGCCATGTCCTGATCAAATAAGACTTGAGAAGAGCTTTCTAGGTTAGTGATATATCTGAAACCACCTAAATAAGAagtataaaatacataagataTTTTAATCTGCAAAATATGCAATATTAGATAGCTAACCTTCTCCCCAATGGATTCTCCATGATCTCAAAACACAGACATTCACTGGAGCACGTGAGTTAAGGTTGTATTCATTCAAAGTCACTGCTTCCTTTCCATAGACAACACACTTTAAGTGTTTTAACCTGTAATTCATTTGGTGAGTTAGCATATTGATATATATGAAAACTAAGATCTGTTtctcaaaacaaaatatgagtAAAGTCAGAAGTTCAAACTCTGTGTTAACCAAAGTGAACTCCATCCTGGTATTCTGATAAGAAAATATCTCGCCAGGTCCTAGTTCTTCAAGTTGTTGCACTCCCCTACAACAACCATAGCTCCACAAAGGTCTACACAAATAATGGAAATAAGATGAAAATCGTTAGCTGAACCATCTTACACGACCGAGTTAAGTAACTAATCAAAAACGAAACAAACTTATACATAACATACCAATACAGTACATTGGATGTGACAACCCTTTCAGTATTGTATTAAAGTTCGCAAGGATAAGAAAATTAGAATCACTCGGTATCTAAGAATATTATGTTTCTAAATAAtctatataaaacattaaatttaatgATCTTTGCCATAactgtaatttttattaaacttatgaTAGCATGTGAGAGAAAGGAAATAACtacatgtgaaagtttactTCGTATTCAACATTTTGCGAATATTgaacattaatatttatatagaaacactatatatcccctatataaatTCGGAAACAAACGAATTACAGTCTttctaacaaaatataaaaaaaacattatatactCGGCTCTTTGCGAAAAATGTTTCTCTTTATATTGGCTTTAAGAGAAATCAGAGGGAAGGAAACATAAGTTTAATTTTCTAACTGTGAttatacatgtttttatgaTATAACATAAACAGTATATATCATAAGGATCCCATAATTTTCATTGGTTGAAACTATATAAATGCGATCGTAAAAATAAGTGAGGATGGGAAAACAATATACATCATATACACTTGAATGATatatgaaatttgatttttgtgtgcgtctatgttatttttatgattACATTTTTAGGAAATACGACTAAAGCAATGAGATGAcattggtcaaaaaaaaaacaactaaaaatctCAGACGCATAATAGTCCGTATAAGGCAACATAGATAAGTTTAGAACGGAACCaaactttttaataaacttCGCTCTAATAAACTTTGTTGAATGAAAAAAATGTCTACTTAAAAACATGCACAGAGATCCTGCAATCTTGAAATTACTGAAAAGTAGTTGTATAAATGGTATACATAGCAGCTTGAAGAGTACATATAATTTTGATGCGCATAACTTCAGTTGGTTTGCCTGCAAATTGTGTGTGTTTGAGTTGTCGATAGGTAATTGTCCCTGCAATTACTTATATTAACTGTTTGCTTTAAAACATGAGtatttactatataaaagtaCGCAATCGGCATACCTTCCATGTTAAAACACTTGTTCTTGCACAAACTTGCCGCACAACCTCtgttaattaaacataaaatattataagcaACATAGacaatatatcaaaaatttaagACTTCtcgtaagaacatataataccaTAAGCAACACAGCAAATACTTACTTATATGTCTTTTTCTTCAAACAAATTCTGAAAAACTTCTTTGTAAACGACATTCATAGTTGACCTCTGTGGCTTCCCAACTTTGTCTGTAATTAAAATCTTTAACCCTTCCTGGATTTCACTTTGTGGGTTTTAACCAGGGTTGACCTTTGTGGCTATTatgtattataatattaaatatgttttaatatcTTTGAAAGTGATGTCTCGTTATAATGGTTGCATGAACTATAAAGCGTATCGTTATAATGGTTgcattatatttagttttgaaaGTGATGAGTACATCTTTCACTCTGTGGTGACGTACTGGATCGTGATGCAAACCCCCCCCCCAAGCGATGTGCACGGACAGAGCACGACCGTCTATGGTTTTGAAAGTGATGAGTACATCTTTGAGATGAACGGTCATGTCTCGTTGAAATATGATACAGATTGTGCTCTTCTTCAAAGTGTTCAGGATGAGTTCTTCATTGAGATGAATGGTCATGTCTCGTTTAAAGATGATACCGAGGGACTCGTCTTGAACCACGACGTGTCTAAACGTTCCGAGCCTTGGGGTAACTGGGTCGTCGTTTCCTGAGTCGGGGGATACGTAGAACTCCGAACCTTTCATTAAAAACAGTGCGGTTGAAGTAAAAGGTGGGTAAGAATGAAGAAGAGACAAATCCGTAGCATTAGCTTTACGTGAGAACTCCAAATCATGAGTTGGTTACTTATTTTTCTAGAGTAAGGAAACTCTTTAAGAAATCCgctaataaaaaaatcaaataaggaaactaattTGTGAGAGTCTCTCTCCAATAGACACGTGTCCTAATTGGTGTGAAAGCATTAACTCCAATGctcctcttttaatatataagggatatatatttgtatgaaaacattttcttacaaagaaaatttgggtcacaaataatatttaaagtttGCTGTGACTTGTGAGCTATCTTTACTCGCAATCCAATTCTGTTTTGATTAGATGATATGCATATGTCTTCTACACTAGCCCCTAGATGATCCTTTGCAACCACTACATAACGGTTTGTGAAAAAAGCCTTGCCAAAAAGTTGTTTttcaaagtaaaataaaaagggtTTTATTAAGATGATGATTATGTCgatgattaaaataaaagtatatgCTTTGCTTAGGGTAAGTAGTGAAGCTAGCTAGTTGGCAAGTAATGGCTTCATTTGGCGGCCAAGCAATTCTCTCTCTTTCACACATACAATCCTCAACTccaagactttttttttttttttttaactccaaGACTTAAATCAGTTCTTCATATATTCAATTATTATCTATTGAGATATAtgattattaaattttgatccTAGCTTTACAATACACTCAAAAATATTCGTGTTAgtaatctattatatatttattatcaacacgttatcaagaaatattcatagaGCCAAGGAAAAACTAACTATATAGAGTTGAATGAGTAAACGTTGGATAAAAAACTCATTACTTTTTCATACTTTTGTGGAATCTTTATCAAATTCACAAATTGTTCTATCACCGAGTTATTGGTATACTACAGTACAGAATCATATAGGACAGtatgacaaattattatttttatttaaaatattaagaaactGGGATAACAGAGGTTACTTCACCAAATACACATTATTAGCTAATCACAAGCTTAATAATGGATTGATCAATCAACTGGGtgatcaaaataaaaatcaatgtATAGGCGCAAACATAggaagttatattatatattaaatttgtttataaaaatattattaaattataatataactaTGATCATGATTCATAGTTGTGTGTTGCCTCAACTGCACATGAACTGCTCACCTCAAAATTTGATTGCTTTTTCACTTTCCAATTGATTAGCTTAATTAATCAGCTAGTTAAGTTCAGTGCACACAATCCACAATGATTAGTAGTATATGATACAAGTTTAGAAATTGAATTGTATTTCaaattaagttatatatatgtacatatttatAACTCATGACAATTAAAAATGGCGTGACATATTTAGAAAATGCAGTTCAATTTTCTCTCTAGATATAATACTACTTTACATTTTGCCAAGTgtcataatttattttgaaatttatgcaCTCAAATTATAGAatgctattttttttgtatcagaAAATAAAGTCTAAATAACTATACATACAGTTGTCTGAATAATTATACATACAGATGTCTCGGTAAATCATGCTTGTGCCACTACTTAAACTAGATTTCATTTATCCATCCAAATTTTCTTCTAAGACAAGTGCTGACAttgaatttaatttttgttattgttattaggtagtagtagtagtacgAAGATGTGGAAATTATAAGGATGAAATGGAGAAATTTCATGAGTAATCAAGTTTAACAAATACTAATTAAATTGTATATGATCCATAATACAAGAAAAACAATGTTAACCAAATAAAGAGAAAACTAATTTAAACAatggaaagaagaagaaaaaaacaagatgaGAGAAACAAGTGGTTCCAGGCTTGCAAATCTAAACTTCCAGAAAGGAATCCTTCACCAAAAGTCTTTTGGGGTTTGCTTCTTTTCTTATCCTTTCTCTTACCCTTCATTACATATATACTCTATTTACAATACAAGAGTTTTGTGCGTATAAACAGACAaccacaaaatatatatatatatagagagagatacTCAGACATATAAACCAAACATACCAAACAATACTTCTCTCCATATATACATATCTCTCTTGTATTCTTGAAACAGCCAAATTAAAAGCGGAGGATCATGACAAGTGTTCATGAGGAGACGCGTCTAGTACTCCTCATCAAGGGCAAACGTACCAAACGTCAGCGATCTGCGTCCCCTCATATCAAGGCAGAAGTAATGTCCAGTGTTTGCAACGAGGAACGATCACTGGAGGCAAGAGAAGAAGGAGCTGGTGAAATCGAATTCCGGGGAGCTACGGACGAAGACCAAGACATGGCGAATTGTCTAATGTTGTTGTCGCAAGGACATAAATCAAACACTAGTGGAGATCCTTTGTTGACGCAGAAAATTGGTTTCTTGAGCAACAAGAAACCGGTGGCCTCTCTAGGGTTAGGGATAAACGGTGTTTACCAGTGCAAAACGTGTGATAAAAGCTTCCACTCGTTTCAAGCGCTAGGAGGGCACAGGACTAGCCATAAGAAGCCCAAACTCGGAGCAATCGTTCTCAAATGCGACGAGAAGAAATCTGCGTCTGCGGTTAAAACAGTTGAAGCTGCGAGAGTTGTAGGAAGCTTTCTTTCTCTACAAGTAACTAGCAGTGACGGTAGCAAGAAACAGGAAAAAACACATGAATGTTCGATCTGCAAGGCCGAGTTTTCTTCAGGACAAGCCTTAGGAGGACATATGAGGAGACATAGAGGTTTAACATTGAATGCAAATGCTAACTCAACAATCAGAACAGCGACATCATCAAGTCATAATCAAGAATCTATACGGGAAAATAACTTTATGGAGTTAGATCTGAATCTTCCAGCGCCAGAAGATGAACCCAAGTTCGTGTTTGCGTCCAAAGATCAGATTATTCTCTTCACGGCTGCGTCCAATTCTTTGATTGATTGTCATCACTAATTAATAACTTCTTTAACCTTCATATGTATTCATAACTTCTTTAACCTTCATATGTATTCTAATTAATATTGATCCTTGTAATTTGACATTGATTGAGTTAACTTCATCATTGCTTCATTTTAACAGTACTATTCATTGCTCCATATActattttgtttaatgtggtgaTGTCATCTTTAAAAGAGAATTTCATAATTAGCACCAAAAGTATATCTGTAATACTTAGCTTTGGGAGAATGATTAAA
The window above is part of the Brassica napus cultivar Da-Ae chromosome C3, Da-Ae, whole genome shotgun sequence genome. Proteins encoded here:
- the LOC111203701 gene encoding zinc finger protein ZAT5-like: MTSVHEETRLVLLIKGKRTKRQRSASPHIKAEVMSSVCNEERSLEAREEGAGEIEFRGATDEDQDMANCLMLLSQGHKSNTSGDPLLTQKIGFLSNKKPVASLGLGINGVYQCKTCDKSFHSFQALGGHRTSHKKPKLGAIVLKCDEKKSASAVKTVEAARVVGSFLSLQVTSSDGSKKQEKTHECSICKAEFSSGQALGGHMRRHRGLTLNANANSTIRTATSSSHNQESIRENNFMELDLNLPAPEDEPKFVFASKDQIILFTAASNSLIDCHH